Genomic DNA from Fusarium keratoplasticum isolate Fu6.1 chromosome 2, whole genome shotgun sequence:
TCAGCCGCAATCTCAGGAGGTGGTGTAAAGTCCGTGCTTGGGGCAGTCAACGGCCAGAAACCCGTTCCTAGGATGGAAAAGGCCGAATCAACCGATTTGGTATACTCAACCCCCTCGAGGTGATCTCTAAACTCCTTGTTCAAGTCCTTGGAAATCTGCATGTCCTGGAACATGCGCTGGAGCTTGTTGGTGTACTCGAAACCACaggcctccttgagcttgctgatCATGCTCGTCTCAGCGTCGTCCGAAGACGAGTTGCTGTGCACGAGACGACGAGCAAGCATTCTGGAGTAGAACTTTTGGAAGACGTCCTTGTCTTCAATGTACTTGAACACGGTCATGATCTGACCCAAGGTACGCTCCAActcagcctcctcaataCTAGTGCTGCTCTTTCGAAGTAGCACATCCGTGTACTTGGCGAGCAGTTCAGGTGACTTGTTAGAGCCGGCCTTGCAAACTTCGTTCCTGTTCACAAACTCCCTGCAGGCATTGTCAAGGGAGCGTGTGAACTCTGGCTCATCGGTGAAGGCCCTCTTGACCAACCCTTGGTACTGTGTGTGGATCTCCAGCAGAGCATCGACGTAGACCTTGGGTTCCAGCTTGTCGCCCTCCGAAGACTGAATCTTTTGCACAGCCGCCAGGCCAGCTTTCCTCACGTGCGTCTCGAACTTAGAGCGCAGTGGGTCCAGGCCGTCGGGGATTCGGGAGAGTAGTCCATACATTCTCGCCATATCCTCCTCCCGGTCGTTATCCAGGAGGACTTGGAATTCGTCGCGGAGTAGGGTCGAGTGATCGGCAATCAGAGCTTGATTACAGGTCTTCTTCAGAGGAATTGCTATGTCCTGATGCAGGTACATACGCACacgctcctcttcttcgtccaGGCGAGTCTCTGCCTTCTTCATGTATTCCACAATGCTGTTTTCTGACACAAACTGCTTCGACTCGGCCAGGTAAAATTCCTTGGTTGCGTTGAGGAAGGGGCGCTCAAAGTGGAAGCGGTAGACATCGAGTGTCGACTTGGAGGggtcggcctcgtcgagtcCCAGAGACACGAAGGAATCCACAACCTGCTTGATCTGGCCGTGTTCAATGGTCTCGCCGTTTCGTTGCTTCTCAACAAGCTTCAGGACTGCATCCATAACCTTGGAACTAACTTGTTCGAACAACACCCTTCTCCATTGTACCAAGTGTAGTGTGTAGACATCGTAgatgttcttcttgccctcatCGATCTCTCTCTTGACCCAGTGGCGGTTCAGATAGCGGAAAAGATGATGAATATACTTGGCGGCAACGGTGTAGCGGCCCCATTCCTTGATGTAGAATGTGAGAAGTGCCTCGTCGGTGTGCGCTTTGCTCTGGTTCACGAGACCCTCGAGGTGCTGTTTCAGATAATCGATCAGTTTGTTATACAATTCCTCACCAAGCAGATGAGCTAGCGAACTGTCAGCATTTCGGTCTAAGTGAGTTTATGCTCGTAGGCTTATCACCTCCTCGGTGGTTAGATTGCATGGCGGGACCATTCATACCAACCGCCTTTTGTGATGTGCAGAAGTTGTGGACGGCACTGCATAACGTTAGCATAGTCCTCGTGGAAGCTATCGCGGAGCGTGACGCACGTGTAGACACCCATATACATTTGCATATCGATGCCTTGCTCGAGATCGTTCATGACGCGAGAAATGCCTGCCTGGAGGTAGGTCCATCTATCAAGGTCAGCTTCCAGACTCCAGGTGCGCACGATCGGGCAACTCACGTCGCCCCAATGTCCTCCCTGTTGGGTATGGGGGGCATCTGGGTCGGGGCAGCCATCTTTGCAGCCATCATGCGCTGACGGGCAGATGGGGATGGCGGCTTAACGGAGGTGTTGTCGGAGGCGGGGTCAGAATCGAGGGGTCCGACGCGATGTCGTCAGAGTCGCGCTGGGGTCGAGATGCTTCACGGAGCAAGAGTCTCAGAGCTGTGCTTGAGGCGCAAAGACTCAGGGTGGGTGGCGAGGGCGGTGCAGACGCTCGTGGGCTTGTCGACCAGTTCGTCAAGGCTGGGTCGAGCTACTCGGACGACACTAAGAGTGAGGTCGAGAACGGGCGCCTTGGGAGGAATGGAGGGAGGGTTTTGTCGGGGGGTTTTTGGTTGACAACAGAACTAGAAATAGGCGGACGACTGAGACCTCAGACCGGTTGAGTCataaaagaaaagaaaaaggtcagaaTGATGCCGAAAGTTAGTGTCGAGAAATGGAGGTAAAGTAGCCAAGGCAGGTAGACGGTGGAAGAGATCAGGCAGTCAGACCGCAGCTGGTGCTGGTCTCATCCATGTGTTGGCTGAGGCAAGGCCAACAGGCAGGCAGAGCGGGACCAGGTCGGCTGAAAATGGATTAGCTGCGGGTTCTGCCGTGGCTTACCGCCCTAGGCTGAGGCTGGGACGGCTCCGATGACAGGGCCCCCCGGAGCTGGCGCCTGGGGGCGGCTGCCTTCAGAGCATCAATCTTAGCCGCCTGCGCCACAGGAGCTCTTTGTCTCCATCAATTCTGGAGCCATTCATGCCATTCATATCAATCGACGATAAAGGCGCTTTAATTCCCAGCCTAGCAACAAAGAGCAATCTTGCAGACGAGTCCAAGCTTGcaccctcaagaaggagttcattctcaagggcaagcagGTGTGTTACTTTTCAAGACAATGATCCCGAAAGCCTCACTAGGCAGCCAAACTGCAATACAGTCAGCAGCTCAACAATAGCTCATGTTAAACTACAACTAGATCATCACACTTCATAGCATCTCTTTGCTTCAACCAGCCCTCTTATTATGAATAGTATTTACAGCTTTTATTCCGTGACGCTAAGAGATATAGTGTAGTATGTAAGATAGTACAATAAACGCTTCGCGCGCCTTTATACGTGCGATAACAGATTCCCATGAGCCAACACAAAAAACATTCCCTGCAGAAGGGGGTATTCCAAAAACAAAGAGTCACTCCCAAGCCTTTCCTAACCATGTGCGCCGTCGTCTTCTCCTCCGCCGAGACGCTCAACCGTCCGAAATATGTTTACTGCAAAGTTCATGGTCCAAGCCATCAACCCTATCAGCATGAATGCTGCCAGAGCCTTGGACAGGTTCCGCACCGCGGTGTCTGTCAAGTTGTGGTAGACGAGGCTCTCGAATGCGAGCGCCGTGCTCGCCgacttgaagatgatgaaaaAGAGGTCTAGCAAGATCAACGAGATCTTGGAAACCACAGACCGCAGACCCAAGGGCTTTCCCGTGTACTCGTCCCAAATCATGTAGCCAATGTAGGGGATAGCCACACAGTCCACAGCAACAGCGACAACAGATTGCGTCTCCTCAGCGGTGCCTGAACTATCGACATCTTCGAGTTTGTGAATCCGTGCCGCTATCGCAAGGGCAATAATAGAGGTGACCATGACGGTCAGTCGAAATATTAGTGGAGCAAGAGAATGCCGTGTAGCCAAATACCATAACCGTTTATATGGACCCAAtgtcctcttcttccgcGATATCCGAGCTTCCAAGGCGTTATAAGGCTGCCGTGCCGGGTCGTTAAAGCTCGGTTGAAGACCCCTCATAGCCTCCATGTCGACGACCTTGGACTCCTCGTTGGGCATGCGGCCCCACGCCGACGAGTGCACAAAATCCGTCCATGCTATGCTCGGTTGTGCCGTCATGGCGGGTTTGTAGCCCGCGACAATAACGGGCTCTGCCGACCTGAGGTGGTCCCATTTCCTTCCGCGCATCGACGCGCGCCCATAGCGCAGTATGTGAGGAATTTTCCCCCTCGTTCcctggccttggcccacGAGGGGGTCATCCGGATCTATGAAGCCATCCTTCGATACTCGTCGTTGTGGGTCACTCGGAGATGAGTTGTGCTGAGGTTGAACGGCGCgcagaggaggatgaagaagtcgTAGCTGGTCGTCGCTCACGGAACCGTGCTTCTCTTCGTACGAATCGATCCAGGCTATTGTCAAGTTCAGCTTGGGCTCAAAAAGTCACGCGGGATGACACGGGTTGGGTTGGTCGTGTGCGCGCGAAAGGGGCGCTTACGTGGAAGGGAGCGGGGAGGACGCAGACGAGGAGTTCGACTGTCGAGAGAGCTGCTCAGAGTGCGGCCAGAATCATGCGTACGGGGCGAGTCGTAGAGTGTGCCAGTTCGTGGGGGAGAGGGGGACGTCATGGCCTTGGGAGGGCTTCGTTGTTGGGCACGATCGAGAAGTGGTTCAGCCGGATATTGGAGCCGGCGAGGGCGATCGCAGGACGCACTCAGGCCAAAGGGGCATGGCAATCGACTGCTTGGAGCGCGGCAAAGCCGGCGAACGCGATGGGATTGTTGAAGCGATCGAGAGCACCGAGCCTGAGCCTCTCTGTCTCTGTAGCACGGGGGGGAGGAAGGGCTTTTTTTGAGTTGCGGAGAAATTGACGGGACCGTCAACGGTTTGAGCTCAACGATGAGACGGGAGATTCAGCTCCAATAAACCTGCCTGCCTGT
This window encodes:
- a CDS encoding CULLIN-2 domain-containing protein, translating into MMAAKMAAPTQMPPIPNREDIGATWTYLQAGISRVMNDLEQGIDMQMYMGVYTAVHNFCTSQKAVGMNGPAMQSNHRGAHLLGEELYNKLIDYLKQHLEGLVNQSKAHTDEALLTFYIKEWGRYTVAAKYIHHLFRYLNRHWVKREIDEGKKNIYDVYTLHLVQWRRVLFEQVSSKVMDAVLKLVEKQRNGETIEHGQIKQVVDSFVSLGLDEADPSKSTLDVYRFHFERPFLNATKEFYLAESKQFVSENSIVEYMKKAETRLDEEEERVRMYLHQDIAIPLKKTCNQALIADHSTLLRDEFQVLLDNDREEDMARMYGLLSRIPDGLDPLRSKFETHVRKAGLAAVQKIQSSEGDKLEPKVYVDALLEIHTQYQGLVKRAFTDEPEFTRSLDNACREFVNRNEVCKAGSNKSPELLAKYTDVLLRKSSTSIEEAELERTLGQIMTVFKYIEDKDVFQKFYSRMLARRLVHSNSSSDDAETSMISKLKEACGFEYTNKLQRMFQDMQISKDLNKEFRDHLEGVEYTKSVDSAFSILGTGFWPLTAPSTDFTPPPEIAAEIERFIRFYKHKHDGRKLTWLWHLCKGEIKAGYCKASKTPYTFQVSIYQMAILLLFNEKDNYSYEDMLSATQLSSEVLDQALAVILKAKVLIMSGPTGEKPKPGKTFRLNYDFKSKKIRVNLNLGGIKEAKQEEAETNKTIEEDRKLVLQSAIVRIMKARKKMKHTQLVSETINQIRSRFVPKVSDIKKCIEILLDKEYLERLDDDELGYLA